A stretch of Shinella zoogloeoides DNA encodes these proteins:
- a CDS encoding NAD+ synthase — MASEIEKATPRAAGETEKATLRIAVAQLNPIVGDVSGNLAKARAARKDAAGQGADLLLLTELFISGYPPEDLVLKPAFLKACRRAVDDLAADTADGGPGVIVGFPRQDETGRYNAVAVIDGGKVIAVRDKVDLPNYGEFDEKRVFDQGAMPGPVNFRGIRLGIPICEDIWGELGVCETLAESGAEILLSPNGSPYYRGKVDIRHQVALKQVIETGLPLLYANQLGGQDELVFDGASFAFNADKSLAFQMSQFEETIALTVWKKRAEGWVCDGGPMSRIPEKEEADYRACLLGFRDYVNKNGFKNVVLGLSGGIDSAICAAIAVDALGEERVRCVMLPYRYTSKDSLKDAADCAKALGCRYDIVPIEAPVTGFLSSLSELFEGTDEGITEENLQSRARGTILMAISNKFGSMVVTTGNKSEMSVGYATLYGDMNGGFNPIKDLYKMQVYAISRWRNAHVPPGALGPTGEVIPQNIIDKAPSAELRPNQTDQDSLPPYPVLDDILECLVEMEMSTEDIVARGHDAATVHRVEHLLYIAEYKRRQSAPGVKITKKNFGRDRRYPITNRYRDRG, encoded by the coding sequence ATGGCTTCCGAGATTGAAAAGGCGACGCCGCGCGCCGCTGGCGAGACTGAAAAGGCGACGCTCCGCATCGCCGTCGCGCAATTGAACCCGATCGTCGGCGACGTTTCCGGCAACCTCGCCAAGGCGCGCGCCGCCCGCAAGGATGCGGCGGGGCAGGGTGCCGATCTCCTGCTCCTGACGGAACTCTTCATCTCCGGCTACCCGCCGGAAGACCTCGTGCTGAAACCTGCCTTCCTCAAGGCCTGCCGCCGCGCTGTCGACGACCTTGCCGCCGACACGGCCGATGGCGGCCCCGGCGTCATCGTCGGTTTCCCGCGGCAGGACGAGACGGGCCGCTACAACGCCGTCGCCGTCATCGATGGCGGCAAGGTGATCGCGGTGCGCGACAAGGTGGACCTGCCGAACTACGGCGAATTCGACGAAAAGCGCGTCTTCGACCAGGGCGCGATGCCCGGCCCCGTCAATTTCCGCGGCATCCGCCTTGGCATTCCGATCTGCGAGGACATCTGGGGCGAACTCGGCGTCTGCGAGACGCTTGCGGAAAGCGGCGCGGAAATCCTCCTGTCGCCGAACGGCTCGCCCTACTATCGCGGCAAGGTGGATATCCGCCATCAGGTGGCGCTGAAGCAGGTCATCGAGACCGGCCTGCCGCTGCTCTACGCCAACCAGCTCGGCGGCCAGGACGAGCTTGTCTTCGACGGCGCGAGCTTCGCCTTCAACGCGGACAAGTCGCTCGCCTTCCAGATGAGCCAGTTCGAGGAGACCATCGCGCTTACCGTCTGGAAGAAGCGCGCCGAGGGCTGGGTCTGCGACGGTGGCCCGATGTCGCGCATTCCGGAAAAGGAGGAGGCTGACTACCGTGCCTGCCTTCTCGGCTTCCGCGACTACGTCAACAAGAACGGCTTCAAGAACGTGGTGCTCGGTCTTTCCGGGGGCATCGACTCGGCGATCTGCGCGGCCATCGCGGTCGATGCGCTTGGCGAGGAGCGGGTGCGCTGCGTCATGCTGCCCTACCGCTACACCTCGAAGGATTCGCTGAAGGACGCCGCCGATTGCGCCAAGGCCCTCGGCTGCCGCTACGATATCGTGCCGATCGAGGCGCCGGTGACCGGTTTCCTCTCCTCGCTCTCCGAGCTTTTCGAGGGGACCGACGAGGGCATCACGGAAGAGAACCTGCAGAGCCGCGCGCGCGGCACGATCCTGATGGCGATCTCCAACAAGTTCGGCTCGATGGTCGTGACGACCGGCAACAAGTCGGAGATGTCGGTCGGCTATGCCACGCTCTACGGCGACATGAACGGTGGCTTCAACCCGATCAAGGACCTCTACAAGATGCAGGTCTATGCGATCTCGCGCTGGCGCAACGCGCATGTGCCGCCGGGCGCGCTCGGCCCCACCGGCGAGGTGATCCCGCAGAACATCATCGACAAGGCGCCTTCCGCTGAACTGCGCCCCAACCAGACGGACCAGGATTCGCTGCCGCCCTATCCGGTGCTCGACGATATCCTCGAATGCCTCGTCGAGATGGAGATGAGCACGGAGGACATCGTCGCGCGCGGCCATGACGCGGCGACCGTGCACCGGGTCGAGCATCTGCTCTACATCGCCGAATACAAGCGCCGTCAGTCGGCCCCTGGTGTGAAGATCACCAAGAAGAACTTCGGCCGCGACCGTCGCTATCCGATCACCAACCGGTATCGTGACCGGGGGTAG
- a CDS encoding LTA synthase family protein has product MALFTPAAVAIEANEGLAVEAGFLARHAKALAVLRSLAVSGVLALATVIVIELITRGSVQQTYAYLTNLQQPGWTTTGVFFLLYLAIDALIGRQHKAVLLVSPLVVLMGVISQQKQVFLTDPLYPTDLLFGRQILELMPVLVQDRPWTAAALAVAIVAAVVGLVSLWVFAWRRFRPLTTKERLTRLAVALPLLAGFASIMDYNEFSWMRDRLKVFPIMWDQAENYRHNGFVMAFAINLPMANVQAPSGYMLDAIDKIPSKPLPAGTTHRSKPDVIVVMSESLWDPTRIQSVKLSPDPMPVIRENASGNVFSPEFGGLTANVEFEALTGFSNAFLPTGSIPYQQYVRKPIPSLATFFRAEGYTARAIHPFSGWFWNRSSVYKAFGFETFKDIDKMPPLAKRGNFTSDEALTKEIIRQADMQEDPFFFFAVTLQGHGPYDDGRYAKTDVAIDGKLDARDNRMLASYAEGVKEADSSLKMLMDWAKERDRETIIVVFGDHLPPLNTVYKNSGYMKGITAARKGTAEQMKKEHETPLVIWSNKTGAQKDVGTISPAFLSYYILKEAGFEHPYYTGFLGKVHDKLRVIDRYMLIDAKGEATAEWARKKTVDPLVRDFRFLQHDIMFGKQYGLERFFDSHAELMSAGY; this is encoded by the coding sequence TTGGCCCTGTTCACTCCCGCAGCCGTGGCAATCGAAGCCAATGAAGGGCTTGCCGTAGAGGCAGGCTTCCTCGCGCGTCATGCCAAGGCGCTCGCCGTCCTGCGCTCGCTCGCCGTCTCCGGCGTGCTGGCCCTTGCGACGGTCATCGTGATCGAACTGATCACGCGCGGCTCCGTGCAGCAGACCTATGCCTACCTGACCAATCTCCAGCAGCCCGGCTGGACCACGACCGGCGTCTTCTTCCTGCTCTACCTTGCCATCGACGCGCTGATCGGCCGGCAGCACAAGGCCGTGCTGCTCGTTTCGCCCCTCGTCGTGCTGATGGGCGTCATCTCGCAGCAGAAGCAGGTCTTCCTCACCGACCCGCTCTATCCGACCGACCTGCTCTTCGGTCGCCAGATCCTCGAATTGATGCCGGTTCTGGTGCAGGACCGTCCGTGGACCGCCGCGGCGCTTGCCGTCGCGATCGTCGCCGCCGTCGTCGGCCTCGTCAGCCTGTGGGTCTTCGCCTGGCGCCGCTTCCGGCCGCTGACGACGAAGGAGCGCCTGACGCGCCTTGCCGTCGCCCTGCCGCTGCTCGCGGGCTTTGCCTCCATCATGGACTACAACGAGTTCTCCTGGATGCGCGACCGCCTTAAGGTCTTCCCCATCATGTGGGACCAGGCGGAGAACTATCGCCACAACGGCTTCGTCATGGCCTTCGCCATCAACCTGCCGATGGCCAATGTCCAGGCTCCGTCGGGCTACATGCTCGACGCCATCGACAAGATCCCGTCCAAGCCCCTTCCCGCCGGCACGACGCACCGTTCAAAGCCCGACGTCATCGTCGTGATGAGCGAGTCGCTGTGGGATCCGACGCGCATCCAGAGCGTGAAGCTCTCGCCCGATCCGATGCCGGTCATCCGCGAGAATGCGAGCGGCAACGTCTTCTCGCCGGAATTCGGCGGCCTCACCGCCAATGTCGAATTCGAGGCGCTGACGGGCTTCTCCAATGCCTTCCTGCCGACGGGCAGCATCCCGTACCAGCAGTATGTGCGCAAGCCGATCCCCTCGCTCGCCACGTTCTTCCGCGCGGAAGGCTATACGGCGCGCGCCATCCATCCGTTCTCCGGCTGGTTCTGGAACCGTTCGAGCGTCTACAAGGCCTTCGGCTTCGAGACCTTCAAGGACATCGACAAGATGCCGCCGCTGGCAAAGCGCGGCAACTTCACCTCGGACGAGGCGCTGACGAAGGAGATCATCCGCCAGGCCGACATGCAGGAAGACCCGTTCTTCTTCTTCGCCGTCACCCTGCAAGGCCACGGCCCCTATGACGACGGCCGCTACGCGAAGACCGACGTCGCCATCGACGGCAAGCTCGACGCCCGCGACAACCGCATGCTCGCGAGCTACGCCGAAGGCGTGAAGGAAGCCGACAGCAGCCTGAAGATGCTGATGGACTGGGCGAAGGAACGCGACCGCGAGACGATCATCGTCGTCTTCGGCGACCACCTGCCGCCGCTCAACACGGTCTACAAGAATTCCGGCTACATGAAGGGCATCACCGCCGCGCGCAAGGGCACGGCCGAACAGATGAAGAAGGAGCACGAGACCCCGCTCGTCATCTGGTCGAACAAGACCGGCGCGCAGAAGGATGTCGGCACGATCAGCCCGGCCTTCCTGTCCTACTACATCCTCAAGGAAGCCGGCTTCGAGCACCCCTACTACACCGGCTTCCTCGGCAAGGTGCACGACAAGCTGCGCGTCATCGACCGCTACATGCTGATCGACGCCAAGGGCGAAGCCACCGCCGAATGGGCGCGCAAGAAGACGGTCGACCCGCTGGTGCGCGACTTCCGCTTCCTGCAGCACGATATCATGTTCGGCAAGCAGTACGGGCTGGAACGCTTCTTCGACTCCCATGCGGAACTGATGTCGGCGGGCTACTGA
- a CDS encoding DUF1003 domain-containing protein: MKAFDDAAQILFGKPADQLDETEREVLLHSREGRILSEDRNIAYQSKQSVGERVADAIARIGGSWSFIIGFLAFLVVWTIANTLLLTKDAFDPYPFIFLNLVLSMLAALQAPIIMMSQNRQAARDRFEASKDYEVNLKAEIELMALHHKIDTHFLDEIAALKLEVLRLHEALRQKE; the protein is encoded by the coding sequence ATGAAAGCATTCGACGACGCCGCCCAGATCCTCTTCGGCAAGCCCGCCGACCAGCTCGACGAGACCGAGCGCGAAGTTCTGCTTCATTCCCGCGAGGGGCGCATCCTGTCCGAGGACAGGAACATCGCCTACCAGTCGAAGCAATCCGTCGGCGAGCGCGTCGCCGACGCCATCGCCCGCATCGGTGGCTCCTGGTCCTTCATCATCGGTTTCCTGGCCTTCCTTGTCGTCTGGACGATCGCCAATACGCTCCTGCTGACGAAGGACGCCTTCGACCCCTATCCCTTCATCTTCCTCAATCTCGTGCTGTCCATGCTCGCCGCCCTGCAGGCGCCGATCATCATGATGTCGCAGAACCGGCAGGCCGCGCGCGACCGCTTCGAGGCCTCCAAGGATTACGAGGTCAACCTGAAGGCGGAGATCGAGCTGATGGCGCTGCACCACAAGATCGACACGCATTTCCTCGACGAGATCGCCGCGCTCAAGCTGGAGGTCCTGCGCCTGCACGAGGCGCTTCGCCAGAAGGAATAG
- a CDS encoding GFA family protein, with product MSEDHSGHCLCGVVYFRTRGRLRDVIACHCNQCRRQTGHFYAATNVLDEGLTVEGGDNVSWYRASDTASRGFCRTCGSALFWKSDGSDYTSIMAGAFDQPTGLKIGVHIFCADKGDYYEIDDGAPQFAQSDR from the coding sequence ATGAGCGAAGACCATTCGGGCCATTGCCTTTGCGGCGTCGTGTATTTCCGCACCCGTGGCCGGCTGCGGGACGTGATCGCGTGCCACTGCAACCAGTGCCGCCGGCAGACCGGGCATTTCTATGCCGCGACCAATGTGCTCGACGAGGGGCTGACGGTGGAGGGCGGTGACAATGTCAGCTGGTATCGGGCGAGCGACACGGCAAGCCGTGGCTTCTGCCGCACCTGCGGCTCCGCGCTCTTCTGGAAGAGCGATGGTTCCGACTACACCTCGATCATGGCCGGAGCCTTCGACCAGCCGACCGGGTTGAAGATCGGCGTGCATATCTTCTGCGCCGACAAGGGCGATTATTATGAGATCGACGACGGCGCGCCGCAGTTCGCGCAGAGCGACCGGTAG
- a CDS encoding class II 3-deoxy-7-phosphoheptulonate synthase translates to MAQNWTPSSWRQKPIQQVPDYPDLAALAATEERLAKFPPLVFAGEARRLKTALANVAEGKGFLLQGGDCAESFAEHGADTIRDFFRAFLQMAVVLTFGAQQPVVKVGRIAGQFAKPRSSGIEKQGDVSLPSYRGDIINGIEFTEEARIPNPERQIMAYRQSAATLNLLRAFAMGGYANLDNVNQWMLGFVKDSPQAERYRKLADRISETMDFMKAIGITSENHANLRETDFFTSHEALLLGYEQALTRVDSTSGDWYATSGHMIWIGDRTRQPDHAHIEYCRGIKNPIGLKCGPSLTGDGLLELIDLLNPQNEAGRLTLICRFGHDKVAEHLPRLIRAVEREGKKVVWSCDPMHGNTITLNNYKTRPFERILSEVESFFQIHRAEGTHPGGIHIEMTGNDVTECTGGARALSGDDLADRYHTHCDPRLNADQALELAFLLAERMKGGRDEKRMVVNG, encoded by the coding sequence ATGGCACAGAATTGGACGCCGAGCAGCTGGCGGCAGAAGCCCATCCAGCAGGTTCCGGATTACCCAGATCTCGCCGCGCTGGCGGCGACCGAAGAGCGCCTTGCGAAATTTCCGCCGCTCGTCTTCGCCGGTGAGGCACGCCGCCTCAAGACGGCGCTTGCGAACGTGGCCGAGGGCAAGGGCTTCCTGCTTCAGGGTGGCGACTGCGCCGAGAGCTTCGCCGAGCACGGCGCCGACACGATCCGCGACTTCTTCCGCGCCTTCCTGCAGATGGCCGTGGTGCTGACCTTCGGCGCCCAGCAGCCGGTGGTCAAGGTCGGCCGTATTGCCGGCCAGTTCGCCAAGCCGCGTTCCTCGGGCATCGAGAAGCAGGGCGATGTATCGCTGCCGTCCTACCGCGGCGATATCATCAACGGCATCGAATTCACCGAAGAGGCCCGCATTCCGAACCCGGAACGCCAGATCATGGCTTACCGCCAGTCGGCCGCGACGCTGAACCTGCTGCGCGCTTTTGCGATGGGCGGCTACGCCAATCTCGACAACGTGAACCAGTGGATGCTCGGTTTCGTCAAGGATTCGCCGCAGGCCGAGCGCTACCGCAAGCTCGCCGACCGGATTTCCGAGACCATGGACTTCATGAAGGCCATCGGCATCACCTCGGAGAACCACGCGAACCTGCGCGAGACGGACTTCTTCACCAGCCATGAGGCGCTGCTGCTCGGTTACGAGCAGGCGCTGACCCGCGTCGATTCGACCTCGGGCGACTGGTACGCGACGTCCGGCCACATGATATGGATCGGCGATCGTACACGCCAGCCCGACCATGCGCATATCGAATACTGCCGCGGCATCAAGAACCCGATCGGTCTCAAGTGCGGCCCGTCGCTGACCGGCGATGGCCTGCTGGAACTGATCGACCTCCTGAACCCGCAGAACGAGGCCGGCCGCCTGACGCTGATCTGCCGCTTCGGCCACGACAAGGTCGCCGAACACCTGCCGCGCCTCATCCGCGCTGTCGAGCGGGAAGGCAAGAAGGTCGTCTGGTCCTGCGATCCGATGCACGGCAACACGATCACGCTCAACAACTACAAGACCCGCCCCTTCGAGCGGATCCTGTCGGAAGTGGAGAGCTTCTTCCAGATCCACCGCGCAGAAGGCACGCATCCGGGCGGCATCCATATCGAGATGACCGGCAACGACGTGACGGAATGCACGGGCGGCGCACGGGCGCTTTCGGGCGACGACCTTGCCGACCGCTACCACACGCATTGCGACCCGCGTCTCAATGCCGACCAAGCGCTGGAACTCGCCTTCCTTCTTGCCGAGCGCATGAAGGGCGGCCGCGACGAGAAGCGCATGGTCGTGAACGGCTGA
- the gor gene encoding glutathione-disulfide reductase, whose product MTTFDYDLFVIGGGSGGVRSARLAAGMGKKVAIAEEFRFGGTCVIRGCVPKKLYVYASQFPEHFEDAAGFGWQVGETRFDWSALVAAKEKEITRLEGLYRKGLENSGAAILATRAELAGPNTVRLKATGELVTAERILIAVGGHPTPHADLPGHELCISSNEAFDLPVLPKSILISGGGYIAVEFANIFHGLGVETTLIYRGKQILSRFDHDMRQGVQSAMIAKGIRIVCEDIITSVAEGEGGSRVVRTKAGETLTVDQVMLALGRVPNTGGLGLETAGVAVNERGAILVDDYSRTNVPGIFALGDVTDRVQLTPVAIHEAMCFIETEFRGKPVSPDHDLIATAVFSQPEIGTVGLSEEAAAKVFDDLEIYRAEFRPMKATLSGRQEKTIMKLVVNAADRKVVGAHILGHEAGEMAQLLGISLKAGVTKDDFDRTMAVHPTATEELVTMYQPSYRVRNGQRV is encoded by the coding sequence ATGACGACATTCGACTACGACCTCTTCGTGATCGGCGGAGGCTCCGGCGGCGTGCGCAGCGCGCGCCTTGCGGCAGGCATGGGCAAGAAGGTGGCGATTGCGGAGGAATTCCGTTTCGGCGGCACCTGCGTCATCCGCGGTTGCGTGCCGAAGAAGCTCTATGTCTATGCCTCGCAGTTTCCCGAGCATTTCGAGGATGCCGCCGGCTTCGGCTGGCAGGTCGGCGAGACGCGCTTCGACTGGTCGGCGCTGGTCGCCGCAAAGGAGAAGGAGATCACGCGTCTTGAAGGCCTCTATCGCAAGGGGCTGGAGAATTCCGGCGCGGCCATCCTTGCCACCCGCGCCGAGCTGGCCGGCCCCAACACGGTCCGGCTGAAGGCAACGGGCGAGCTGGTGACGGCCGAGCGCATCCTGATCGCCGTCGGCGGCCACCCGACGCCACATGCCGATCTGCCCGGCCATGAACTCTGCATCAGCTCGAACGAAGCCTTCGATCTGCCGGTGCTGCCGAAATCCATCCTGATTTCCGGCGGCGGCTATATCGCGGTCGAGTTCGCCAACATCTTCCACGGCCTCGGTGTCGAGACGACGCTGATCTATCGCGGCAAGCAGATCCTCTCGCGCTTCGACCACGACATGCGCCAGGGCGTGCAGTCGGCCATGATCGCCAAGGGCATCCGCATCGTCTGCGAGGACATCATCACCAGCGTCGCCGAAGGCGAGGGCGGGAGCCGCGTCGTGAGGACCAAGGCGGGCGAGACGCTGACTGTCGATCAGGTCATGCTGGCGCTCGGCCGGGTGCCCAACACCGGCGGCCTCGGGCTGGAGACGGCGGGCGTCGCGGTGAACGAGCGGGGCGCGATCCTCGTCGACGACTATTCGCGCACCAACGTGCCCGGCATCTTCGCGCTCGGCGACGTGACCGACCGCGTGCAGCTCACGCCCGTCGCGATCCACGAGGCCATGTGCTTCATCGAGACGGAGTTCCGTGGCAAGCCGGTCTCGCCCGACCACGATCTCATCGCCACCGCCGTCTTCTCGCAGCCGGAAATCGGCACCGTGGGCCTTAGCGAGGAGGCAGCGGCGAAGGTGTTCGACGATCTCGAAATCTACCGCGCCGAATTCCGGCCGATGAAGGCGACGCTTTCGGGGCGGCAGGAGAAGACGATCATGAAGCTCGTCGTCAATGCGGCGGACCGCAAGGTGGTCGGCGCGCATATCCTCGGCCACGAGGCCGGCGAGATGGCGCAGCTCCTCGGCATCTCGCTGAAGGCCGGCGTCACCAAGGACGATTTCGACCGCACCATGGCCGTGCATCCGACGGCGACGGAGGAGCTGGTGACCATGTACCAGCCGAGCTATCGCGTGCGTAACGGACAGCGGGTGTGA
- a CDS encoding DUF2059 domain-containing protein has translation MIKFAGFGRTLVATLIVSAGLVGVAKAQEVTDEQIKTARSAIDAIGATSSFDNILPSLAMRVKSTFVQASPNHEAEINAVVDEQALSLAPRRADLEKEAATIYAKTFTQDELKAIADFYGSAVGKKLLADGPIATREIMKAAEIWATGVDRDLRAESSKKLDAMVGATKPAEGGEAQPQQ, from the coding sequence ATGATCAAATTTGCTGGTTTCGGCCGGACCCTCGTGGCGACCCTCATCGTTTCGGCAGGCCTTGTCGGCGTCGCCAAGGCGCAGGAAGTCACGGACGAGCAGATCAAGACCGCCCGCTCGGCCATTGACGCCATCGGCGCGACGAGCAGCTTCGACAATATCCTGCCGAGCCTCGCCATGCGCGTGAAGTCGACCTTCGTTCAGGCCTCGCCGAATCACGAGGCCGAGATCAACGCCGTGGTCGACGAGCAGGCGCTCTCGCTCGCGCCGCGCCGCGCCGACCTCGAGAAGGAGGCGGCGACCATCTACGCCAAGACCTTCACGCAGGACGAACTGAAGGCCATCGCCGACTTCTACGGCTCGGCCGTCGGCAAGAAGCTCCTGGCCGATGGCCCGATCGCCACGCGCGAAATCATGAAGGCCGCCGAGATCTGGGCGACCGGCGTCGATCGCGACCTGCGCGCCGAAAGCAGCAAGAAGCTCGACGCGATGGTCGGCGCGACGAAGCCCGCCGAAGGCGGTGAAGCGCAGCCGCAGCAGTAA
- the rpiA gene encoding ribose-5-phosphate isomerase RpiA — protein MDAREMKIKAAEAALAHVEDGMRLGIGTGSTAEEFVRLLAEKVAGGLRVEGVPTSERTARLCVELGVPLKSLDELPELDLTIDGADEVDGRLRLIKGGGGALLREKIVASASQRMIVIADETKVVDTLGAFKLPIEVNPFGLVATRIAIGKVAARLGLSGEIALRMSGADTFMTDGGHYILDASFGRIPDADALASNLNDIPGVVEHGLFINMASLAIIAGPAGARTLTAKE, from the coding sequence ATGGACGCCCGGGAAATGAAGATCAAGGCCGCCGAGGCCGCGCTCGCCCATGTGGAAGACGGCATGCGCCTCGGCATCGGCACCGGTTCGACCGCCGAGGAATTCGTGCGGCTACTGGCGGAAAAGGTGGCCGGCGGCCTTCGGGTCGAGGGCGTGCCGACCTCCGAGCGCACGGCGCGGCTCTGCGTCGAACTCGGCGTGCCGCTGAAGTCGCTCGACGAACTGCCGGAACTCGACCTCACCATCGATGGTGCCGACGAAGTGGACGGCAGGCTGCGCCTCATCAAGGGCGGCGGCGGCGCGTTGCTGCGCGAGAAGATCGTCGCCAGCGCCTCGCAGCGCATGATCGTGATCGCCGACGAGACCAAGGTCGTCGACACGCTCGGTGCCTTCAAGCTGCCGATCGAGGTCAATCCGTTCGGTCTCGTCGCCACGCGCATCGCCATCGGGAAGGTGGCCGCGCGCCTCGGGCTTTCCGGCGAAATCGCGCTGCGCATGTCCGGCGCGGACACCTTCATGACGGACGGTGGACACTACATTCTCGACGCATCTTTTGGCCGCATTCCTGATGCAGATGCGCTTGCAAGCAATCTCAACGACATACCGGGCGTCGTCGAACACGGCCTCTTCATCAATATGGCGTCGCTTGCCATCATCGCGGGACCCGCTGGTGCGCGCACGCTGACGGCAAAAGAATAG
- a CDS encoding HAD family hydrolase, which translates to MSASLVVFDLDGTLIDTAHDLVASLNHTIGLEGLEPVGFGDLTYLVGHGGLVMIRRAFSLRGREISDDDLQRMLGVFVEHYSKAMPGVSTPYPGLTDAMDRLSGAGYRLAVCTNKLEGLARRLLDGLGLTARFSAITGGDTFTVRKPDAEHLLGTVRLAEADPQRTVMIGDSLNDMLVARNAGVPSIGVPFGYSDVPVADLEPSHIIAHFDELTPDLVERLIAR; encoded by the coding sequence ATGTCCGCTTCTCTCGTTGTCTTCGATCTCGACGGTACGCTCATCGATACGGCGCACGATCTCGTGGCGAGCCTCAACCATACGATCGGCCTCGAAGGCCTCGAACCGGTCGGCTTCGGCGACCTCACCTATCTGGTCGGCCATGGTGGCCTCGTGATGATCAGGCGTGCCTTCTCGCTGCGCGGCCGTGAGATCTCCGACGACGACCTCCAGCGCATGCTCGGTGTCTTCGTCGAGCATTATTCGAAGGCCATGCCGGGCGTATCCACGCCCTATCCCGGCCTGACCGATGCCATGGACCGCCTGTCCGGCGCGGGCTACCGGCTTGCCGTCTGCACGAACAAGCTGGAAGGCCTCGCCCGCCGCCTTCTCGACGGCCTCGGCCTCACCGCACGCTTCTCCGCCATCACCGGCGGCGACACCTTTACCGTACGCAAGCCGGATGCCGAACATCTGCTCGGCACCGTGCGCCTCGCCGAGGCGGACCCTCAACGCACCGTCATGATCGGTGACAGCCTCAACGACATGCTCGTCGCCCGCAATGCCGGCGTACCGTCGATCGGCGTGCCCTTCGGCTATTCCGACGTCCCGGTCGCCGACCTCGAACCGAGCCACATCATCGCCCATTTCGACGAGCTGACGCCCGATCTCGTGGAGCGCCTTATCGCCCGCTGA